The following are encoded in a window of Mycoplasmopsis bovis PG45 genomic DNA:
- the plsY gene encoding glycerol-3-phosphate 1-O-acyltransferase PlsY produces MNVMYSILINLALFLVGYLLLGSFNTSIILSRRVKNDDIREHNSKNAGATNSLRTYGTKFALAVFAADVLKTLIPILIIAAIVNHIQAVKEFSLISYISPQAIGLGVVLGHIFPIYYKFKGGKGAACTVGLIISINIILFLIAFIIFLLIVGITKIVSLGSITVAFSLLLFVWMPWMVQGPVGYWPNAVEYANRFIPLSNYWFVSPIIYTLCALLVVVSHRDNFKRLINKTERKFSVKKVA; encoded by the coding sequence ATGAATGTAATGTATAGTATTTTGATAAATTTAGCATTATTTTTAGTTGGATATTTACTTTTAGGATCATTCAACACATCAATTATATTAAGCAGAAGAGTTAAGAATGATGATATCAGAGAGCATAATAGCAAAAATGCTGGTGCAACTAATAGTTTAAGAACTTACGGCACTAAATTTGCTTTAGCTGTTTTTGCAGCTGATGTACTAAAAACACTTATTCCTATTTTAATAATTGCTGCAATTGTTAATCATATTCAAGCAGTTAAAGAGTTTTCGCTTATTTCTTATATTAGTCCACAAGCAATAGGTTTAGGTGTAGTGCTTGGACATATTTTCCCAATTTATTATAAATTTAAAGGTGGAAAAGGCGCAGCTTGTACAGTGGGTTTAATAATTTCAATTAACATTATCTTGTTTTTGATTGCATTTATAATATTTTTATTAATTGTTGGAATAACCAAAATTGTTTCGCTTGGGTCAATTACAGTGGCATTTTCACTTCTTTTATTTGTTTGAATGCCATGAATGGTTCAAGGGCCAGTTGGCTACTGACCTAATGCAGTTGAATATGCTAACCGATTTATTCCATTATCTAATTATTGATTTGTTAGCCCAATAATTTATACTTTATGTGCACTATTAGTTGTTGTAAGTCACCGCGATAATTTCAAAAGATTAATTAATAAAACAGAGAGAAAATTTTCAGTTAAAAAGGTAGCTTAG
- the lon gene encoding endopeptidase La, with protein MLLDREVVKLELTDDLIKEATYWKDIIDNYTKNNSNGSDIIKKTKVMLAYYRPTVTNKVINESDVASKPYATYADVLENINISNLDSNMTLCQVESIDKVYDNNTQKWQYIATLKAIHKYELQDIYGDEHTIASLNIDDEELPLKYVDGVVAFRFSSKSDNDEVALADPTLDLSGFEEVINTLIYDRNWNDAMLLYRYIRGYSSEEIRHWTKGAGEMGPDFIGEGESRLEALVNALTGFFLLPPYELFSIYSLPNAVLQFEALKSTFVLMTGLIQKFINNLKKGNSDKLSNVYNALSDNDLFKTSMEQIKEHPELEKQFKFEVERIYRWYEEYLLLGYISEEDMKLILKLIEQNQNESGKKGLKKDNTAMKDQIDKELNKKIQSNLDKQQKEFLLREKMKAIKEQLNESDDDEGDEEYSKIVNDPVLKQMYPEWIIKSIKVERDKLKNMMSSSPDANITQTYISNLKKLPWRKVEVENLDINRAREILDKNHYGLKEVKERVIEYLSLIINHRNINKEASEKDLIKIDDHSQIDLQLFKENTKNKTQKQFNNVPILTLVGPPGTGKTSLARSIAEALDKSYVKLSLGGLHDESEIRGHRKTYIGAMPGKIIKGLQSAGVSNPLILLDEIDKMSSDIKGDPTSAMLEVLDPEQNTKFQDNYIEHEYDLSKVLFIATANYYENIPAPLLDRVEIIDLNSYTINEKIKIAKEHLVEIVIAQAGLKPDQFIIDDKALEFIIKHYTAEAGVRSLKRNLDKIARKIVTKIVSGEKIDKFVIDQNNIPELLGTPKISETEKEMVPQIGSVNGLAFTSIGGTTLQIEVSWFKSKQPGIKLTGQLKEVMQESAKIALSYVRANADKFGIKNIDFDSTEIHVHVPEGAVPKDGPSAGVTFTTALISALAKIPVSQEVAMTGEITLRGKVLEIGGLKEKSFAAFKKGIKTVFIPKNNEKNLSDIPEEVKEAIKFIPVSHYDEIWEHLFKGKKSEQIDSENKKSKTTSKKF; from the coding sequence GTGTTGCTTGATCGTGAAGTTGTTAAATTAGAACTTACAGATGACTTAATTAAAGAAGCAACATACTGAAAAGACATTATTGACAATTACACTAAAAATAACTCAAATGGATCAGATATCATTAAAAAAACTAAGGTTATGTTAGCATACTACAGACCAACAGTTACAAATAAAGTTATTAATGAATCTGATGTTGCATCAAAACCTTATGCAACTTATGCTGATGTCTTAGAAAACATCAATATTTCAAACCTTGATTCAAATATGACACTATGTCAGGTTGAATCTATTGACAAAGTGTATGACAATAATACTCAAAAATGACAATACATTGCAACTTTAAAAGCAATCCACAAATATGAATTACAGGATATATATGGTGATGAGCACACAATTGCCTCTTTAAACATTGATGACGAGGAGTTGCCGCTTAAATATGTTGACGGTGTAGTTGCTTTTAGATTTAGTTCTAAAAGTGATAATGATGAAGTAGCTCTTGCAGATCCTACATTGGACCTTAGTGGCTTTGAAGAAGTTATAAACACCTTAATTTATGACAGAAACTGAAATGACGCTATGCTTCTTTACAGATATATTAGAGGTTATTCTTCTGAAGAAATAAGACATTGAACAAAAGGTGCAGGAGAAATGGGGCCTGACTTTATCGGTGAAGGCGAATCTAGACTAGAAGCTTTGGTTAATGCATTAACCGGATTTTTCCTTCTGCCTCCATATGAACTATTTTCTATTTATTCATTACCTAATGCTGTGCTTCAATTCGAGGCATTAAAAAGCACATTCGTATTAATGACAGGCTTGATTCAAAAGTTTATTAATAACTTGAAAAAAGGTAACTCTGATAAGCTTTCAAATGTTTACAATGCATTGTCTGATAATGATTTATTTAAGACATCAATGGAGCAAATTAAAGAACATCCTGAATTAGAAAAACAATTTAAATTTGAAGTTGAAAGAATCTACAGATGATATGAAGAGTACTTGCTACTTGGCTATATATCTGAAGAAGATATGAAACTAATTTTAAAATTGATTGAACAAAACCAAAATGAATCTGGCAAGAAGGGCTTAAAAAAAGATAATACAGCGATGAAAGATCAAATTGACAAGGAATTAAATAAAAAAATTCAAAGCAATTTAGATAAACAACAAAAAGAGTTCTTACTTCGTGAAAAAATGAAAGCTATTAAAGAACAACTTAATGAATCTGATGATGATGAAGGCGATGAAGAGTATTCAAAAATTGTCAATGATCCTGTTCTTAAGCAAATGTATCCTGAATGAATTATTAAGTCAATTAAAGTCGAACGTGATAAGTTAAAAAACATGATGTCATCTAGCCCAGATGCTAATATTACTCAAACATACATTAGCAACCTTAAAAAACTTCCATGAAGAAAAGTAGAAGTTGAAAATTTAGATATAAATAGAGCTAGAGAAATTTTAGATAAAAATCATTATGGCCTTAAAGAGGTTAAAGAACGTGTAATTGAGTACTTATCATTAATAATTAACCACAGAAACATCAATAAAGAGGCAAGTGAAAAAGACTTAATAAAAATTGATGACCATTCACAAATTGATTTGCAGTTGTTTAAAGAAAATACCAAAAATAAAACACAAAAGCAATTTAATAATGTGCCAATTTTGACCTTGGTAGGTCCACCAGGTACTGGTAAAACTTCATTAGCTCGTTCAATAGCAGAAGCCTTAGACAAAAGTTATGTAAAACTAAGCTTAGGTGGCTTACATGATGAATCAGAAATAAGAGGACACAGAAAAACTTACATTGGTGCTATGCCTGGTAAAATAATCAAAGGACTTCAATCAGCCGGTGTATCGAATCCGCTTATTTTATTAGATGAAATAGATAAAATGTCAAGTGATATTAAGGGTGATCCTACTTCAGCTATGCTAGAAGTTTTAGACCCTGAGCAAAACACCAAGTTCCAAGATAATTACATTGAGCATGAATATGACTTATCAAAAGTATTATTTATTGCTACAGCTAATTACTACGAAAATATACCTGCACCATTATTAGACCGTGTTGAAATTATTGATCTTAATAGCTACACAATTAATGAAAAAATTAAGATTGCTAAGGAACATTTAGTTGAAATTGTTATTGCTCAAGCAGGCCTAAAACCAGATCAATTCATTATTGACGATAAAGCTTTAGAGTTTATAATAAAACACTATACAGCAGAAGCTGGTGTACGTTCATTAAAGAGAAACCTAGACAAAATAGCCCGTAAAATAGTTACAAAGATTGTTTCTGGCGAAAAAATTGACAAGTTTGTTATTGACCAAAACAATATCCCTGAGTTATTAGGAACTCCAAAAATAAGCGAGACCGAAAAAGAAATGGTGCCACAAATTGGTTCTGTTAATGGTTTAGCATTCACATCTATTGGTGGCACAACACTTCAAATTGAAGTTTCTTGATTCAAGTCAAAACAACCAGGAATTAAACTAACAGGACAGCTTAAAGAAGTTATGCAAGAATCAGCAAAGATCGCGCTTTCATATGTAAGGGCAAATGCTGATAAATTTGGAATTAAAAACATTGATTTCGATTCAACAGAAATCCATGTCCATGTTCCTGAAGGTGCTGTTCCAAAAGATGGACCTAGTGCTGGTGTTACATTCACTACTGCTCTAATTTCAGCTTTGGCTAAAATTCCTGTTTCACAAGAAGTTGCTATGACAGGGGAAATTACTCTTAGAGGAAAAGTTTTAGAAATTGGTGGGCTAAAAGAAAAATCTTTTGCGGCTTTTAAAAAAGGAATTAAGACTGTCTTCATTCCAAAAAACAATGAGAAGAATTTAAGTGATATTCCTGAGGAAGTAAAAGAAGCAATTAAATTCATTCCAGTTTCTCACTATGATGAAATTTGAGAACATTTATTTAAGGGCAAAAAATCTGAACAAATTGATTCAGAAAATAAAAAGTCTAAAACAACATCAAAGAAGTTTTAA
- a CDS encoding class I tRNA ligase family protein — MKNYDYITIEQKWQNYWDSSSYFEPKDDHKLAKKYILSMFPYPSGNIHMGHVRNYAIGDALARFYRRKGFNVLHPFGWDAFGLPAENAAIKHNIHPKTWTYQNISSMNENIKKLGISFAWNYECITSDEIYTRWEQEIFIKMWNKGLVYRKKALLNWCNKDKTVLANEQVINGRCWRCDEPIEHKETEQYYLKIRDYAKELQESLELLKGNWPDKVLSMQNNWINYKTGFLATFSDSAKSLKSNVEVFISDKKDLDIVNFICISANHNLVDELIKNNYLDSKQIDQINKIKNLAQAKDFSLKAALKLPLSVVLKGNSEKLIDVYVSDFASLGTKNNALIINVNKLSSYEKFAIANNISIENYHSNFDLSSLESSHSINMQDWGISRQRYWGAPIPMIHCSICGIVPEKFENLPVKLPENVDFTKSGNPITSNLEWIKTKCPKCNSVAMRETDTFDTFFESSWYFLRYTCPPELRNDMALDRDSVEYWNSVDTYIGGIEHAILHLLYARFFTKVMADLNYVSFREPFNILLTQGMVLKDGAKMSKSKGNTVSPTDLLEKYGADTVRLFILFAAPPAKELEWSDDSVEGCNRFINRLYNLYSRVQNVNDLSILKSINHNSLTDFEKNARMKLYLSLKKQESIYLDNRNEYAFNTLIASVMETLNAYEKIDNNLLLLEFFYVALNILEPFMPHLVWELSNNLFKLKNLTDFYVDSKALETDQITYAVTINGKIRAQISVLVDNNNKDYVLRLAKNEAAKWIEGKTIVKEIFVPNKIVNIVIK; from the coding sequence ATGAAAAATTATGATTATATAACAATTGAGCAAAAATGACAAAATTACTGGGATAGCAGTAGTTATTTTGAGCCTAAAGATGATCATAAATTAGCCAAAAAGTATATTTTAAGTATGTTTCCTTATCCATCAGGGAATATACATATGGGGCATGTAAGAAACTATGCTATTGGAGATGCTTTAGCTCGTTTTTATAGACGAAAAGGTTTCAATGTGCTTCACCCATTTGGCTGAGATGCTTTTGGTTTGCCAGCTGAAAATGCAGCTATCAAACACAATATTCATCCTAAAACTTGAACTTATCAAAACATTAGTTCGATGAATGAAAATATTAAAAAATTAGGTATTTCTTTTGCTTGAAATTACGAATGCATAACTAGTGATGAAATCTATACTCGCTGAGAGCAAGAAATATTTATAAAAATGTGAAATAAAGGCTTAGTTTACAGAAAAAAAGCCTTGCTAAATTGATGCAACAAAGACAAAACAGTTTTAGCAAATGAGCAAGTAATTAATGGCAGATGCTGAAGATGTGATGAGCCAATTGAGCATAAAGAAACTGAACAATACTATCTGAAAATTAGAGATTATGCCAAGGAATTGCAAGAGTCTTTAGAATTGTTAAAAGGGAATTGGCCTGATAAAGTTTTATCAATGCAAAATAACTGAATTAACTATAAGACAGGCTTTTTAGCAACTTTTAGTGATTCAGCAAAATCATTAAAATCAAACGTTGAAGTATTTATTTCTGATAAAAAAGACTTAGATATAGTTAATTTTATATGCATTAGTGCAAATCATAATTTAGTTGATGAGTTAATCAAAAATAATTACTTAGATAGCAAGCAAATTGATCAAATTAATAAAATAAAAAATCTAGCACAAGCAAAAGACTTTTCACTAAAAGCAGCACTAAAATTGCCTTTAAGTGTTGTTTTAAAGGGAAATTCAGAAAAATTAATAGATGTTTATGTTTCAGATTTTGCTTCTTTAGGAACTAAAAATAATGCACTCATTATTAATGTTAATAAGCTATCTAGCTATGAAAAATTTGCAATAGCAAACAATATTAGTATTGAAAATTATCATTCTAATTTTGATTTATCGTCATTAGAATCAAGTCATTCAATTAATATGCAAGACTGAGGAATTAGCCGTCAAAGATACTGAGGCGCACCTATTCCAATGATTCACTGCTCTATATGCGGTATTGTTCCTGAAAAGTTTGAAAACTTACCAGTTAAATTGCCTGAAAATGTTGATTTTACTAAAAGCGGAAACCCTATTACTTCAAATTTAGAATGAATTAAAACAAAATGTCCTAAATGTAACTCTGTTGCAATGAGAGAAACTGACACATTTGACACATTTTTTGAATCTAGTTGATACTTTTTAAGATATACATGTCCCCCAGAATTAAGAAATGATATGGCTTTAGACAGAGACTCTGTTGAATATTGAAATTCAGTAGATACCTACATTGGCGGAATTGAACATGCAATCTTACACTTGCTTTATGCTCGTTTTTTCACAAAAGTAATGGCTGATTTAAATTATGTTTCATTTAGAGAGCCTTTTAATATTTTATTAACGCAAGGAATGGTGCTTAAAGATGGCGCAAAAATGTCAAAGAGCAAAGGTAACACTGTTTCTCCTACAGACTTATTAGAAAAATATGGCGCTGATACTGTTAGACTATTTATACTTTTTGCAGCTCCGCCTGCTAAGGAATTAGAATGATCTGATGATTCAGTTGAAGGATGCAATAGATTTATTAATAGACTTTATAATTTATATTCTAGGGTTCAAAATGTAAATGATTTAAGTATTCTAAAAAGCATTAATCATAATTCACTAACTGATTTTGAAAAAAATGCAAGAATGAAGCTATATCTATCATTAAAGAAGCAAGAATCAATTTATTTAGATAACAGAAATGAATATGCATTTAATACATTAATTGCTTCTGTGATGGAAACTTTAAATGCATATGAAAAAATTGATAATAATTTACTTTTATTAGAATTCTTCTATGTAGCTCTAAATATTTTGGAACCATTTATGCCACATTTAGTTTGAGAATTGAGCAATAATTTATTTAAGCTAAAAAACTTAACTGATTTTTATGTCGATTCTAAAGCATTAGAAACAGACCAAATTACTTATGCTGTTACAATAAACGGCAAAATTAGAGCTCAAATTTCTGTTTTAGTAGATAATAATAATAAAGATTATGTCTTAAGATTGGCTAAAAATGAAGCTGCAAAATGAATTGAAGGAAAAACTATAGTTAAGGAAATTTTTGTACCTAACAAAATAGTAAACATAGTAATTAAATAA
- a CDS encoding MPN527 family putative ECF transporter permease subunit has product MAPSSNNNKKENIYYFKNRSSRLSYTGMMLAVAILVNFAGSKLLSVPFVSFLKFDFALVVITATALWIGWRYAFLVILLLFLLGPSYGSQGYSLPSVLGHLILSTTQVIYMTIFYWSIKLLKKTKLGKTSLLILPIVLSILITTGLLVLLNIYLFTPWYFKLFGLLGTDPGTHISMIAHWDRIKGLFLNIPTYYKGAGLVYLVFNLVNLAMNSVFIFIIFSLNSKNNFINKNISYL; this is encoded by the coding sequence TTGGCACCAAGTAGTAACAACAACAAAAAGGAAAATATTTACTACTTCAAAAATAGAAGCAGTAGACTATCATATACAGGTATGATGCTTGCAGTTGCAATATTAGTTAACTTTGCAGGTAGCAAGTTATTATCAGTACCTTTTGTATCATTTTTAAAATTTGACTTTGCATTAGTCGTAATTACAGCAACGGCACTGTGAATTGGCTGGAGATACGCATTTTTAGTTATTCTGTTACTTTTTTTATTAGGGCCAAGTTACGGTTCACAAGGATATAGTTTACCTAGTGTTTTAGGTCACTTAATACTCTCAACAACGCAAGTTATATATATGACTATTTTTTATTGGTCAATAAAACTTTTAAAGAAAACAAAATTAGGCAAAACAAGCTTATTAATACTGCCAATAGTTCTTTCAATTTTAATAACTACTGGACTTTTAGTTCTCTTAAACATTTATTTATTTACACCATGATATTTTAAATTATTTGGGTTATTAGGCACTGATCCAGGCACTCATATTTCAATGATTGCGCACTGAGACAGAATTAAAGGATTATTTTTAAATATTCCAACATACTACAAGGGTGCTGGCTTAGTTTATCTTGTCTTTAACCTTGTTAATTTGGCAATGAACTCGGTATTTATATTTATAATTTTTAGTTTGAATAGTAAAAATAACTTTATTAATAAAAACATTTCATACCTATAA
- the upp gene encoding uracil phosphoribosyltransferase yields MLKVLDHPLIKIKLTNMRNRESGHSVFRQNLNEIGSLMVYEILRDYQTKRKEIVTSINKKYLGYEFDKDVVFVPILRAGLGMIDGLLKLIPEAKVGHIGMSRDETTFMPNEYFYKIPEVPKDSYIFVVDPMLATGNSAVDAISRLRKDGFNNISLVCLVGVQEGVSNVESHFGNDFNIYLAALDEYLNEDKYIEPGLGDAGDRIFGTK; encoded by the coding sequence ATGCTAAAAGTGCTTGATCATCCATTAATTAAAATTAAGCTAACAAATATGCGAAATAGAGAATCTGGACATTCAGTTTTTCGTCAAAATTTGAATGAAATTGGCTCATTAATGGTTTATGAAATTTTAAGAGACTACCAAACAAAAAGAAAAGAAATTGTAACTTCAATTAATAAGAAATATTTAGGTTACGAATTTGACAAAGATGTGGTTTTTGTACCTATTTTAAGGGCTGGCTTGGGAATGATTGATGGATTATTAAAACTAATTCCTGAAGCAAAAGTAGGGCACATTGGAATGAGTAGAGATGAAACAACATTTATGCCAAATGAATATTTTTATAAGATTCCTGAAGTACCTAAAGATAGCTATATTTTTGTAGTTGATCCTATGCTTGCGACAGGAAATAGTGCAGTTGATGCCATATCAAGACTTCGTAAAGATGGCTTTAACAATATCAGTTTAGTTTGTTTAGTTGGTGTTCAAGAAGGAGTAAGTAATGTTGAAAGTCATTTTGGAAATGACTTTAATATCTATTTAGCAGCATTAGATGAGTATCTTAATGAAGATAAATATATAGAGCCGGGGTTGGGTGATGCAGGAGACAGAATTTTTGGCACCAAGTAG
- a CDS encoding single-stranded DNA-binding protein: MNLNKVILIGRVSSDVRYSKTNSGISFARTRIAISRSYTSDNEVTDFIPVIAWRSTADFLNGYAPKGTLVAIEGTLVTSTYESNGQTNYSVEVRIDNLHLLESRSVRNQRQTNEFSVVQPNFKKTDSNTTNSFAKSNKVFGNNFNLESTEKNNNIQQKVSVEKEVSKPEEQPFNNINFNFDDDFEE; the protein is encoded by the coding sequence ATGAATTTAAATAAAGTTATACTTATTGGTAGAGTTTCATCAGATGTTAGATATAGCAAAACTAACAGTGGTATATCTTTTGCTAGGACAAGAATAGCTATAAGCAGAAGTTATACAAGTGATAATGAAGTAACTGACTTTATTCCAGTAATTGCTTGAAGAAGCACTGCAGATTTTCTTAATGGATATGCGCCTAAAGGAACATTAGTTGCTATTGAAGGAACTTTAGTAACTTCAACATATGAATCAAACGGTCAAACTAACTATAGTGTAGAAGTGAGAATTGATAATTTGCACCTGCTTGAATCGCGTTCAGTTAGAAACCAAAGACAAACAAATGAATTTTCGGTTGTACAACCTAATTTTAAAAAAACTGATTCAAATACAACCAATTCTTTTGCTAAAAGCAATAAAGTATTTGGTAACAATTTTAATTTAGAAAGTACCGAAAAAAACAATAATATCCAGCAAAAGGTAAGTGTTGAGAAAGAAGTTTCTAAACCCGAAGAGCAACCATTTAACAATATTAATTTCAATTTTGATGATGATTTTGAAGAATAA
- a CDS encoding M13-type metalloendopeptidase codes for MNEKIRLEDDFYESVNGEWLEKAQIPADKSSISSFYEIHNQSEKNLMKETADLIAEKNISRKRIKDPVLLNYALFADMAYDFKTREKHGVSPILPTLKAISSLKNKEQLIEKYKYFRFRDIALPFEFGIIQDFKNVEEQVLCISGPSLILPEKSYYDDKHPAKELLISKFKEMSLKLLKFYYSDEQKNEKIIDQALAFDSSLVEFSPSAEENADYVKLYNPYSISDVVTLSKNADLKAIAENLVNKNSKSITNVVDKLIVFYPKFLENIDKVFNDENFENIKSWMFLKTIIQYSSLLNDESRVIAGEFDRTLTGQDSPMTKEKHAFYIAYNKFKIPFGTYFAKKTFSEKAKANVEQMVTKMIGIYRDRLLKNDWLSKSTKEKAVVKLDALGVHIGYPKEIQPFYEQMKISNKFFKRNNLLKNALDCTVVKNTWEFNQYLKPINRNYWSMSPAEINAYYNPFMNHIVFPAGILNKPFYSIEQSEATNYGGIGAVIAHEISHAFDNNGAQFDEKGNLNLWWSSKDYKAFQEKAKDMIALFDNKTTEYGKCNGTLTVSENIADAGGFSCALEAAMSNDANDIKDFFTSFAVIWKSKYKPESARLLLATDVHAPAKLRANIQIQNSDEFYKAFNVKSSDKMWLPKNKRVKIW; via the coding sequence ATGAATGAAAAAATAAGATTAGAAGACGATTTTTATGAAAGTGTTAATGGCGAGTGACTAGAAAAAGCTCAAATACCAGCTGATAAGTCATCAATAAGTTCGTTTTATGAAATTCACAACCAAAGTGAAAAAAACTTGATGAAAGAAACTGCCGATTTAATAGCCGAAAAAAACATAAGCAGAAAAAGAATTAAAGATCCAGTTCTCTTAAATTATGCACTTTTTGCTGATATGGCTTATGATTTTAAAACTAGAGAAAAGCATGGTGTTTCACCAATTTTACCTACTTTAAAGGCTATTTCATCACTTAAAAACAAGGAACAACTAATTGAAAAATACAAATACTTTCGTTTTAGAGACATAGCTCTTCCTTTTGAATTTGGGATTATTCAAGATTTTAAAAATGTTGAGGAGCAAGTTTTATGCATCTCCGGCCCAAGTTTGATATTGCCTGAAAAATCTTATTATGATGATAAGCATCCGGCTAAGGAGTTGCTAATTTCTAAATTTAAAGAAATGAGTCTTAAGTTGCTTAAGTTTTATTATTCAGATGAGCAAAAAAATGAAAAGATTATTGACCAAGCATTAGCTTTTGACTCGTCATTAGTTGAGTTTTCTCCTAGTGCTGAGGAAAATGCTGATTATGTAAAATTATATAATCCATACAGCATTTCTGACGTAGTTACACTTTCTAAAAATGCTGATTTAAAGGCGATTGCGGAAAATTTAGTTAACAAAAACTCTAAATCAATTACTAATGTTGTAGATAAATTAATTGTTTTTTATCCTAAGTTTTTAGAAAATATTGACAAAGTATTCAATGATGAGAATTTTGAAAATATTAAGTCATGAATGTTTTTAAAAACAATTATTCAATACTCTAGCCTTTTAAATGATGAATCAAGAGTTATAGCAGGAGAATTTGACAGAACACTAACAGGTCAAGATAGTCCTATGACTAAAGAAAAACATGCATTTTATATTGCTTACAATAAATTTAAAATTCCTTTTGGTACTTATTTTGCTAAAAAAACATTTAGCGAAAAAGCAAAAGCAAATGTTGAACAAATGGTTACTAAAATGATTGGCATCTACAGAGATCGTCTTTTAAAAAATGACTGATTAAGTAAAAGTACTAAAGAAAAAGCAGTAGTTAAACTAGATGCTTTAGGTGTTCACATTGGTTACCCAAAAGAAATTCAACCTTTTTATGAACAAATGAAAATAAGTAACAAATTTTTCAAAAGGAATAACTTATTAAAAAATGCATTAGATTGCACAGTTGTTAAAAACACATGAGAATTTAATCAATATTTAAAGCCTATTAACAGAAACTACTGAAGTATGTCTCCTGCTGAAATTAATGCATACTATAATCCATTTATGAACCACATTGTTTTTCCTGCAGGAATATTGAATAAGCCATTTTATTCTATAGAACAGTCAGAAGCAACAAATTATGGTGGCATTGGAGCTGTAATTGCTCATGAAATAAGTCACGCTTTTGATAATAATGGTGCACAATTCGACGAAAAAGGTAATTTAAACTTATGATGAAGTTCCAAAGACTATAAAGCTTTTCAAGAAAAAGCAAAAGATATGATTGCCTTATTTGACAATAAAACAACTGAATATGGAAAATGCAATGGTACTTTAACAGTATCAGAAAACATTGCAGATGCTGGCGGATTTTCATGTGCACTAGAAGCTGCTATGTCTAATGATGCAAATGATATTAAAGACTTCTTCACTAGTTTTGCAGTAATATGAAAAAGTAAATATAAACCTGAAAGCGCAAGATTATTATTAGCAACTGATGTCCATGCTCCTGCGAAATTAAGAGCAAATATACAAATTCAAAATAGTGATGAATTTTACAAAGCATTTAATGTTAAGTCTAGTGACAAAATGTGATTACCTAAAAACAAGCGTGTAAAAATTTGATAG
- a CDS encoding 16S rRNA (uracil(1498)-N(3))-methyltransferase → MHRFFVDQKENDYFILNEKIIKHIKSSRLFNEHFLCNYLGRFYECFLESNKAKIVKELSISHEYTNEIILAAPIIKIKRFEWLIQKATELGVSRIIPMNSKYVDQTIVKHEFSKKIDRFNEIIKNAAEQSFRNTVPELESIKTFEEIILNNQDKKIYVAYENKELDSQIDKIDTNSILIVGPEGGLSDSEVDFALKNNCFIVSLGKTILRAETACIYMLSNVRESGK, encoded by the coding sequence ATGCATCGATTTTTTGTAGACCAAAAAGAAAATGATTATTTTATTCTTAATGAAAAAATAATAAAACACATAAAAAGCTCACGATTATTTAATGAGCATTTTTTATGCAATTATTTAGGACGTTTTTATGAATGTTTTTTAGAAAGCAACAAGGCTAAAATAGTTAAGGAATTATCTATAAGTCATGAATACACAAATGAGATAATATTAGCCGCTCCTATTATCAAAATTAAACGGTTTGAATGATTAATTCAAAAAGCAACTGAACTAGGAGTTAGCAGAATAATTCCAATGAATTCTAAGTATGTTGATCAAACAATTGTAAAGCATGAATTTAGCAAAAAAATCGATCGTTTTAATGAAATAATCAAAAATGCTGCTGAACAAAGCTTTAGAAATACTGTGCCAGAATTAGAATCAATTAAGACTTTTGAAGAAATTATTTTAAACAACCAGGATAAAAAAATCTATGTTGCATATGAGAATAAAGAATTAGACAGTCAGATTGATAAAATTGATACTAATAGCATTTTAATTGTTGGACCTGAAGGAGGACTATCAGATAGTGAAGTTGATTTTGCGCTCAAAAACAACTGTTTTATAGTGTCATTGGGAAAAACAATACTAAGAGCTGAAACAGCATGCATATATATGCTTTCTAATGTAAGAGAAAGTGGCAAATAG